The Chryseobacterium oranimense genome contains the following window.
CCAGAGTAAAAATATCGATATCAAGATTTTTTATCAGATGGGTGACTACCTGGTCTTCATAACTGAAGCTGGTAGAAAAGATGACTTCTGCAGGAAACTTTTTGGCAAGAACCTCCAAAAAATCATTGGCAAAAGCCCCTCCAGAGGCCTCTCCAAGTAATTTATCGAATTCTATTTTCAGAGTATTTTCCATTGTGAATTGAAATTAACTTCTGCAAATATACATAAATCCTATTTATCCTACCAAATTAGTAGGATATAAAAATTAAAAAAAAATTCAGCTGTTTTTTATGAAGGAAGTAAGAGTAGCTTCCATCATGCTTTTTCTTGTTTTTTCTCTTACAATGATCAGCTCATTTCTAAGATAGCAGGTTGCCTCGTCTACACAATCATCACAAGGTTCATAGAAATTTATTGAAATACAGGGAGTTAAAGCAATCGGACCTTCGAAAATACGGTAAATATCGGCCAACGAGATATCATCAGGCGACTTCAGGAGGTAATATCCTCCGGCAGTTCCCTGCTTACTGTTGACCAACTTGGCTCTTTTCAGCTCAAGAAGGATTTGCTCTAAAAATTTTTTGGAAATATTCTCATCCTGTGCAATAATACCCGTTGACAAAAATCCCTGATTATAGTTTCTTGCCAATCTAACCATTGCTTTCAAAGCATATTTGCAACGTTTGGACATCATAATTTATGCAAGTTATAACAAATTATTTGATTATCGAAATTGCAGTTCCGGATTAGGAAATGAAATCGTATTCAGGGCTGAAATTATCCTTTAAAACCAAGATTTGAAAAATTTACATTGTATATTTGTTGAAATTTAAAATTCATGAGCGCAATAGAATTTAACCAGATGTGGAAAGAGAAATTACTGAACCGTTTTCTTGCCTATGTAAAAATATATTCAACCAGCGATGCAGAGAGTGAAACCACTCCTTCTACTCCCAGACAGTGGGATATTGCAAATTATATTGCTGAAGAATTGAAAACGATAGGTCTGGAAAATGTTTCTATTGATGACAACGGTTATATCATGGGATATGTTCCTTCCAACCTGGATAATGATGACAGACCTACAATAGGCTTTATTTCACATTACGATACTTCGCCTGATTTCAGCGGAGAAAATGTGAAGCCACAGGTTTGGGAAAACTATGATGGTAGTGATCTTCTTTTAAACTCAACTACCGGTTTTACATTATCCGCTTCAAAATTTGAAAGCTTAAAAAAATATATCGGTCAAACGCTGATTACTACTGACGGAAATACATTACTTGGAGCTGATGATAAGGCTGGTTGTGCAGAGATTGTAACAGCTGCGGAATATCTTATTGCTCACCCGGAAATTAAACATGGAAGAATTGCTGTAGGATTTACGCCTGATGAAGAGATCGGAAGAGGGGCACACAAATTTGATGTAGCAAAATTCGGGGCTGAATGGGCTTATACTATGGATGGAAGTGAAGTGGGAGAGCTTGAGTATGAAAACTTTAACGCAGCAGGTGCAGTGGTAAAAATCCACGGATTAAGTGTTCACCCGGGCTATGCTTACGGAAAAATGGTGAATGCGGCCCTTTTGGCTGCTGAGTTTATACAATTGCTTCCGGCCAATGAAACTCCGGCTACGACTAAAGGTTTTGACGGGTTTTATCATTTAATGGACATTACAGCCGATATTTCTGAGGCTAAACTTCAATACATCATCCGTGATCACGACGAAGAAAAATTTGAAGCCAGAAAGAAATTCATGGAGGAAAAAGTGACTGAATTCAACCAGAAATATGGTGAAGGAACTGCTGAAGTGGAGATTAAAGAACAGTATCGAAACATGAAGCAGCAGTTTGAAGGAAAAATGCACATTATTGACCTGGCTGCCAAAGCGATGAAAGAAGCTGGCATCGAGCCTTTAATTAAAGCAATCAGAGGAGGAACGGACGGAGCCCAGCTTTCTTACATGGGACTTCCTTGTCCGAATATTTTTGCAGGAGGAATGAACTTCCATGGGCCTTACGAATATGTTGCCCTGGAAAGCATGGAAAAAGCAACCGAAGTAATCATTAATATTGTAAAAGCATAATACTGATGAAAAAACTTTCAGCATTAGCACTGATTCTTATTTTTTCTTTCAGCTATGCCCAGGTTTCTGAATTTCAGAAGGCAGATTCCCGGTACGAGAGAAAGATCAAGTCTCTGTACAAGAAATATCCGAAGCCTAATGATGAAAGAACCAAGCAGGAATGGCTTCTCACAGAGGAAAAGATTTCGGCATACAAAAATGCTTTAGAGAAAATTTCTGAGGAGGAAAAGAAAACAATGACGGATGTTCCGCCTCCGGCAGCTCCCAGGATTACAAAGGAAGCTGAATATGAAACCGGAAAAGCATCTTTTCAAAAACTTTTAAATGAAGCTGTAGACCTTACTTTCCTGAACTTTGCCGTAAATCCTTATAAGATCACTTTGAAATTCACTCTGGATTCTAAAGGAAATGTTTTTAATGCAAGGGTAAAAGGGAATAATGAAGACGTGAATGCTTTTATAGAAGCCGCTTTTTACCGTATCAAGGATAAAGGGAAATGGAAACCGGCAGAATCTAATGGAAAACCTGTCCTTTCTGTAGTCAGTCTTCTTTTACAGTTAAATTTCAGTAAAAAATAATTATCAAACCGTTGTGAGAGCAGCGGTTTTTGTTTTTAAGAACTTTCAACGCAAAGCTCTCATCTAGCCTATTTCTCTTCCTGATGTAATGATTTATTTTTTTGGTATATTTACGTAAATACCAGATTACTAACTTTAAACATCAAATTATTATGAGAAACATTAAGAAAATTTCAAGAAAGAATCTTGCAGTGATTCTTGGCGGAGGAGGTAACGGATGCCACATGAGCGGCGATTCTGCC
Protein-coding sequences here:
- a CDS encoding RrF2 family transcriptional regulator → MMSKRCKYALKAMVRLARNYNQGFLSTGIIAQDENISKKFLEQILLELKRAKLVNSKQGTAGGYYLLKSPDDISLADIYRIFEGPIALTPCISINFYEPCDDCVDEATCYLRNELIIVREKTRKSMMEATLTSFIKNS
- the pepT gene encoding peptidase T gives rise to the protein MSAIEFNQMWKEKLLNRFLAYVKIYSTSDAESETTPSTPRQWDIANYIAEELKTIGLENVSIDDNGYIMGYVPSNLDNDDRPTIGFISHYDTSPDFSGENVKPQVWENYDGSDLLLNSTTGFTLSASKFESLKKYIGQTLITTDGNTLLGADDKAGCAEIVTAAEYLIAHPEIKHGRIAVGFTPDEEIGRGAHKFDVAKFGAEWAYTMDGSEVGELEYENFNAAGAVVKIHGLSVHPGYAYGKMVNAALLAAEFIQLLPANETPATTKGFDGFYHLMDITADISEAKLQYIIRDHDEEKFEARKKFMEEKVTEFNQKYGEGTAEVEIKEQYRNMKQQFEGKMHIIDLAAKAMKEAGIEPLIKAIRGGTDGAQLSYMGLPCPNIFAGGMNFHGPYEYVALESMEKATEVIINIVKA